The genomic segment AGTGTCTACTTTCTACATACAGGTTGATAAACATACCATAAAGCTGCGAACTGGCCCTATGTCGTAGCTGTGGATGCAACTTGTCCTGGCCAGATTTTGCCTCTCCCAATGAGCACTTTTCATTACCAGAAGATGCCCATTTGCATAATGTAAAGTGTTGTTTCATGGAGTCAACTATAACAGATCATATATTAAATGAGTTCCCTAGAGCAAAAAGGtagaaaacaaataaaacgtgtaaaaaaaatatttatatatgaatgAGAATTATGTAACAAGTGGCTTTAGACCTAGCTgtctaaaaccaaaaacaatattCTTCAGTATTCTCATACAAGTTCCCAAAACCCGTTGTATTCCACATACAAGTTCCCAAAACCCGTTGTATTCCACATCCAACTGCCACTAGAATAATCATGCGTGTCCATTGCTACAATATAACCTTCTCCAGTCTATTTTGCAAAGGTCCTTTGTCACAGGAAGTTTTCTGCTTATCATAATAAACTGATAAATACCTTTTCCCTCATCTTGGGTTACAAGCAATGTTGTAGCAGCAGGATGAAATTTGTGGTCCAACAAGACAGTGTTGACACGTGAAGCACCCATCGAATGTCGAGCACTCGCTAGTTCCAGCCATCCCTGTATTTGGTACATTGATTACTTGACTGACTAAAATCCTATAAGAAAAATTTGTAGAAAAAACAATACTAGAAAAGATCTTTGCTGAGCCGACATAAACAGGGACTACAAGTAGaaaaaacaatcatttttattcACTTTGGTAACAAACCCAACTCAGATTACATGAACAAATACTCGCATTTTCATTGTCAAAGCATTTCTGACAACTGAAGAATGAACAAGATccaattaagttaaaattctaTCATTCATCGGTCCAAATCGAATACATAAACACAAACTAAACTGATGGGAGCAATTTAGATCTAGTACTAAGactcagaaaagaaaaaaggaacaaTCTTTTACCTGGCGAATTGTCGAAGATAACGAATGAATAAGGGTCAGATAAGCGTCCATGGAATCCATAAATTGCAAGACATTTGCATTCTCTTCTCCTTCCTCTACTTGTTGTTGCtgttcttcctct from the Theobroma cacao cultivar B97-61/B2 chromosome 8, Criollo_cocoa_genome_V2, whole genome shotgun sequence genome contains:
- the LOC18591728 gene encoding coiled-coil domain-containing protein 115 — its product is MEVEQEKPSLENVQARQQEKQREGEVVIVEEEEEQQQQVEEGEENANVLQFMDSMDAYLTLIHSLSSTIRQGWLELASARHSMGASRVNTVLLDHKFHPAATTLLVTQDEGKVDSMKQHFTLCKWASSGNEKCSLGEAKSGQDKLHPQLRHRASSQLYEEKTSSEYKASHEVDDQVQKERSKSLSVFGTLVSPKLRAAQLSFETALETLVEIANTRSAVLCAFDKVNKKLGGSKG